The following are encoded together in the Pectobacterium wasabiae CFBP 3304 genome:
- a CDS encoding C40 family peptidase yields MKLRKLIITEILAHAELDYPRECCGVIVQNGRKQRYVKCRNTATEPNDQFSMSPDDYAEAEDTGTIIAIVHSHPDATTQPSNLDHAQCDLSQLPWVIVSWPEGDIRTIMPSEGVKPLLERPFVHGIWDCYAIVRDWYQLERGITLPDFERSDGWWDRGEDLYIKHYASGGFTAVSSELQPGDVIIMQVRADEPNHAGVYIGSGEMVHHMYNQLSQNVPYGGYWLDRTITRLRYTGGANVGSN; encoded by the coding sequence GTGAAACTCAGGAAATTAATCATTACAGAAATACTCGCTCACGCAGAGTTGGATTATCCGCGTGAATGTTGCGGCGTAATTGTGCAGAACGGCAGGAAACAGCGTTACGTCAAATGTCGCAATACGGCGACTGAACCTAACGACCAATTTTCTATGAGTCCAGATGATTACGCCGAGGCTGAGGACACAGGCACAATTATTGCGATCGTTCACAGTCACCCTGACGCGACAACGCAGCCCAGCAACCTCGATCACGCGCAGTGTGACCTGTCACAGTTGCCGTGGGTAATAGTGAGCTGGCCGGAGGGCGACATTCGCACCATTATGCCGAGCGAGGGCGTAAAGCCTCTGTTAGAACGTCCATTTGTTCACGGCATATGGGACTGTTACGCGATTGTGCGGGATTGGTATCAGTTAGAGCGAGGTATCACGCTGCCCGATTTTGAACGTTCGGATGGATGGTGGGATCGGGGCGAAGACCTCTACATAAAACATTACGCCAGCGGGGGATTTACTGCCGTCAGCAGTGAGCTACAGCCCGGTGACGTAATCATTATGCAAGTGCGGGCAGATGAACCGAATCACGCCGGGGTTTACATTGGCAGCGGCGAAATGGTGCATCACATGTACAACCAGTTAAGCCAAAACGTGCCGTATGGCGGGTACTGGCTGGACAGAACTATTACCCGCTTACGATATACAGGGGGTGCCAATGTCGGTAGCAATTGA